In Lathyrus oleraceus cultivar Zhongwan6 chromosome 2, CAAS_Psat_ZW6_1.0, whole genome shotgun sequence, the DNA window acaAGGATATAAGCAGTATCAATATTGTGATGATAAATGAATAAAGAGGGATCAAAGATGCTATGAAAGAAACTTAATGTGTCAACACAGTCAATGAATCTCTGGTACTAGGCATGAGATGCTTGTTCGATACCATAGAGAGACTTATTGAGGAGACATACATGCTCAAGATAATGTGGATCACATAATCCAAGAGGCGGATGTATTTACATGTTTTCGTCAATATTTCCATGCAAAAAGACATGCTTGACATCTAGTTGATGAAGACACCATGACTTGGATAATGCAATACTAAATACCATGTGTATAATGGCCGATTTAATGATAGAGTTAAAAGTTTCACCATAATCGGCACCTAATTGTTGATTAACAACATTACCTACAAGACGAGCTTTGTATCGCTCAAAAGAACCATCATATTTCTTCTTGTGCTTGAAAATCCACAAACTTCGAATAATATTAGCATTAGAGGGACGAGAAACTAATTCCCACATCTTATTTTCAATAAGAGCTTCATATTCGTATTTCATGGTCATTTCCCAATCATGATCATTTAATGCATCAATGATTTTTTTAGGTAAATGAGAGATATATTGGTGGGTGGATGTATTTAGATTGAAAGGTTTACGGGGTTTGACAATTCCATGTTAAGTCCGGGTTGTCATTTTAGGTGAATGAGGTGCAAGAGGGAAAATAGATGTCTTAATAGGTGGAAAGGAGGTGGTTGATTTTGTTTGTGTAGATGAGATCGTTGTTTGGGAGGAAGAAGGTGTTTGAGTCATTGGTGTAGGTTGTTGGGATGAGGGGGTTGTTGAAGGGGAAAAGGTTGTTTGGTTTGTGGTTTCGAGGGGGAGGAGTATGTTGGACTGTTAGTGCTAGTGGTTGAGTGATTGTTATGTTGGGAGAGGAGGTTGGTGGAGGTATGGTGTACACTTGTGAGGTAAGAAGTGAGATTATGTCGTCATCTAAGAAGTTATAGTTAGTCGTTGTATTTTCCTAAAAAATAAATCGGGAGATAATGATTTTTCTTTTTGACAATTCATAACACTTATAACTTCTATGATTAGATTGGAATCCCAGAAAGACACATGGTGTAGATCGAAGTTGGAGCTTATTCCTAGTGGTGGAAGGAATGAAGGGATAACAAAGACATTCAAAGATTCGGAGGTGTGAATAAGACGGATCTTTTTGGTAGAGAATTTTGGTGGGCGATTGGAGAGTGAGTTTCTTATTTGAAAGTATGTTGTGTAGGTAAGGGACCATTTGAAGAAGAGCATGGTGTCAGAAAACTGGTGGAATAGAAGCATGAGCAAGGAGGGTTCGGAATATGTTATTGATTATACGATTTTTTTTCCCACTTTTCCATTTTGAGCGAAGGTGTGAGGACAAGAGGTGGAATCTGGTGTGAGACATGATAGGGATTGATACATGTGGAGGATGTTTGTTTCATCACAATAATACTACATAGTATATACAACTTGTCTCTACTCTCTGCTCATACTTATTGCTCTCTACCAACAACCTCAAAATTGTTCGATATTGCTTGTTTTAGATGTGGAACACTTGACAGTTTTATTCTTTGAAAAACGGAACACTAACAAAATCAACATCTTGGTCGTAAATTCGAGATCATATGAGTAAGACGAGTAAGTGTGTGATGCATGATCTAAATTATGGATCTACTGTCATTCACTGAACCAAAAATTTTATGTCATATCATGCACCACCCTCTAAAtataaagaaaataataataCTGCAATGTATTGATTTAATTGAATGCTACATACTTCATTTGCCAATATAATATAACttttgattgattacttagttgCATTACTCACTCATTCGTCATTGATCCTACTTCATCACAGTAAATAATCACTAGTGGTGGCTAATCATTCATGTTTCTCTTGTTCTACAGAAATAAATTCAAGTTTTTCAGTTCAGGTTCAGCACAAAACACAACAGCTGTGTATACTATAGTTCAGCAAAATCAAAAATGGGTTTTCTAGAGCTTTTGGAAGCGGCTTCTATGCCAGTTATTCAAGTTCTGCTCATTTGTGCATTGGGAGCTTTTATGGCTACTCACTATTTCAATAATCTTCTTTCATCAGATTTTAGAAAATCCTTAAACAAGGTAACATATTCAATAAATGCATCACATATGGATCTTCTGCATTTACTGCACTAATTGATCTCGGTCGCCATTGATTTAAGATTGATCCGAGAAGTTCAATTACTGCGTCGAGTCCAAATCTGTTTCAAATTTGATTTATCTGTTTTACAGGTTGTATTCTTTATATTCACTCCTGCACTTGTGTTTTCAAGTTTTGCCAAGAGTGTTTCACTTGAAGACATGATATCATGGTACATGTGCCTTTTGATTCTCATTATTGTTTCTCTTCATTGGTTATGTTTATTTAATCATTTGTTAGTTACCAATTTATACAGGTGGTTTATGCCTGTTAATGTTGGACTCACATTCTTAATCGGAGGGATTCTAGGATGGATACTAGTAAAGTTACTAAAGCCTAATTTAAAAGTCGAAGGTCTTATTATTGCTGCATGTTCATCAGGTATATTTCTTTAACGTACTGGTATAGTTTGTAACTGAGTTGTTTTATCTTGGAGACATCATGCTTAATAATCTGTTTCTTCAATTTTAGACAGTATCCCGAAATATTTTAAAAAGAGTTGTCTAGTGTGCACCTCATTGCAATAATCTCTTTGATGACTCAAACATTTTTCAAACGATTTTAAGCTCCGTTATGATCCTATATTATGAATTTTTTGTCTAAAGTTAAGTGATTTCATGAGTTACTCTCTAAATTAATCAGGAAACTTGGGAAACCTACCTATTGTAATTATCCCTGCAATATGTAATGAGAAAGGAGGTCCATTTGGGGCACATGATGTTTGCCACAGTCATGCACTCTCATATGCTTCTTTCTCTATGGCAGTAAGGCTTCATCCTATTcgcatttaaattaaattttcGCATTGAAACAACTGTCTATCTTATTGTAttgtttttgttttcaattgtAGCTTGGTGGTATCTTCATGTGGACCTATACTTTTCAAACTATAAGAAGCAGTTCAATGAGATTTAAGGCACTTGAGGCCACTCAGATCATAAAGGCGCCAAACAAAGATCTTGAAGGAAATGCACATACTCCCCTTCTTAAGGGAAAAGACCATGAAAACAGCGCGATAGAAGT includes these proteins:
- the LOC127123558 gene encoding uncharacterized mitochondrial protein AtMg00820-like — protein: MKYEYEALIENKMWELVSRPSNANIIRSLWIFKHKKKYDGSFERYKARLVGNVVNQQLGADYGETFNSIIKSAIIHMVFSIALSKSWCLHQLDVKHVFLHGNIDENM
- the LOC127119968 gene encoding protein PIN-LIKES 7, translating into MGFLELLEAASMPVIQVLLICALGAFMATHYFNNLLSSDFRKSLNKVVFFIFTPALVFSSFAKSVSLEDMISWWFMPVNVGLTFLIGGILGWILVKLLKPNLKVEGLIIAACSSGNLGNLPIVIIPAICNEKGGPFGAHDVCHSHALSYASFSMALGGIFMWTYTFQTIRSSSMRFKALEATQIIKAPNKDLEGNAHTPLLKGKDHENSAIEVAPLSYIEDSESQIIVQQDQFVVLKKENHSFLVRTIEVLHVLVAELLSPPAIATFFGFLFGAVAWLRNLIIGVNAPLSVIQDTVVLLGNGAIPCITLLLGGNLTQGFKSSSVKPLTLISIIVTRLFVLPLIGLFIVKAAANFGLLPVDPLFQYTLVMQYAMPPAMNISTMAQLFDVGNEECSVIMLWTYGAAAIALTAWSTFLLWLFSN